The proteins below come from a single Streptomyces sp. M92 genomic window:
- a CDS encoding helix-turn-helix domain-containing protein — MLPMKVFRTADLPRGERFDAWRDCMNRTIAPMETVCDRPSEFMAVQHLLRLGPLVAWRTVFRPCRHRRTAVDIRRSDPELLHLTLVLPGSVPLYTEQAGNSDTHHAHDLYVIDVSRPCEVGAPFGDSPMVAIGLEIPKALVSLPPALRCRTDRLLGRSLSGRRGFGLLVAQTLVQLFGEQGGYRPSDGGRLATLLVELVTGMLAHESETAAGLPDESRERALVLHVREHIRRNLHDPGLSPATVAAAHHLSVRQLHRLFESEEETVAGLIRTGRLDAARRDLADPARRGVPACRVALRWGFTSAAHFGRAFRDAHGIPPGEYRRRVLGEAR; from the coding sequence ATGCTGCCCATGAAGGTGTTCCGCACCGCGGATCTGCCGCGCGGCGAACGGTTCGATGCTTGGCGGGACTGTATGAACCGCACCATCGCCCCGATGGAGACCGTGTGCGACCGGCCCTCCGAGTTCATGGCCGTCCAGCACCTGCTGCGGCTCGGTCCGCTGGTCGCGTGGCGGACAGTGTTCCGGCCGTGCCGTCATAGGCGAACAGCCGTGGACATTCGCAGGTCGGACCCGGAGCTGCTGCATCTCACGCTGGTCCTGCCCGGCAGTGTCCCGCTTTACACCGAACAGGCCGGCAACAGCGACACGCATCATGCGCACGACCTCTATGTGATCGATGTTTCCCGCCCCTGCGAAGTCGGGGCACCGTTCGGCGACTCCCCGATGGTGGCTATCGGGCTGGAGATCCCCAAGGCGCTGGTTTCCTTGCCCCCCGCCCTGCGTTGCCGTACCGACCGGCTGCTCGGGCGGAGTCTGTCCGGGCGGCGTGGCTTCGGGCTGCTGGTCGCGCAGACCCTGGTCCAGCTCTTCGGCGAGCAAGGCGGCTACCGTCCGTCGGACGGCGGGCGGCTGGCCACCTTGCTGGTCGAGTTGGTGACGGGGATGCTGGCGCATGAGTCCGAGACCGCGGCCGGGCTCCCGGACGAGAGTCGCGAGCGTGCTCTGGTGCTTCATGTGCGCGAGCACATCCGACGGAATCTGCATGACCCCGGACTCTCTCCGGCCACGGTCGCCGCTGCCCACCACTTGTCCGTCCGCCAGCTGCACCGTCTCTTCGAGAGCGAGGAGGAGACGGTGGCGGGTCTGATCCGCACCGGCCGCCTCGATGCCGCCCGACGGGATCTCGCCGACCCCGCGCGGCGTGGAGTTCCCGCATGCCGCGTTGCCCTCCGTTGGGGCTTCACGTCGGCGGCCCATTTCGGCAGGGCGTTCCGTGACGCCCATGGCATCCCGCCGGGCGAGTACCGGCGGCGTGTCCTCGGGGAGGCGAGGTGA
- a CDS encoding MerR family transcriptional regulator: protein MSAQRENGEGRADEGGPRGGGLTTGEVARRLGVAPTTVRTWDRRYGLGPDVRTGGRHRRWSAGDVARLERMCAMTATGIPPAEAARLARSEKPPTAAPRSRGAAGAPCPSNRPRSRAGSGLRLGDVRQECRGIARAALRLDAAALDELLLAAIDEHGLVAAWTEVIVPTLQAVGRKWQTSGEKYVEVEHFLSWHVSGAFRRATPHTAADRPGATAVLACVPGENHTLPLEVLSAALTERGVPVRMFGGALPVESLVAAVRRTGPAAVGLWAQSRTTASRPLAQHVAAMEWGVRGARRRPAVLTLGPGWAGQAVAGLARPSGLAEAVAALTSAVSSRSL, encoded by the coding sequence ATGAGCGCGCAGAGGGAGAACGGTGAGGGCCGGGCCGACGAGGGCGGCCCGCGGGGAGGCGGGCTGACCACCGGCGAGGTGGCCCGGCGTCTGGGGGTGGCACCCACCACGGTCCGCACGTGGGACCGCCGGTACGGGCTCGGGCCGGACGTACGCACGGGCGGCCGGCACCGGCGCTGGTCGGCCGGGGACGTGGCGAGGCTGGAGCGGATGTGCGCGATGACGGCGACCGGGATTCCGCCGGCCGAGGCGGCTCGGCTGGCGCGCAGTGAGAAGCCGCCGACGGCGGCACCCCGCTCGCGAGGCGCCGCCGGCGCACCGTGCCCCTCGAACCGCCCCCGAAGCCGGGCGGGCAGCGGCCTGCGACTCGGCGACGTACGGCAGGAGTGCAGGGGCATCGCCCGGGCCGCCCTGCGCCTGGACGCCGCCGCCCTGGACGAACTACTGCTCGCCGCGATCGACGAACACGGTCTCGTCGCCGCCTGGACCGAGGTGATCGTGCCGACGCTCCAGGCCGTCGGCCGCAAGTGGCAGACCTCGGGCGAGAAGTACGTCGAGGTCGAGCACTTCCTGTCGTGGCACGTCTCCGGCGCGTTCCGGCGAGCCACACCGCACACGGCCGCGGACCGTCCCGGGGCCACCGCGGTGCTCGCCTGTGTGCCGGGGGAGAACCACACCCTGCCGTTGGAGGTACTGTCCGCGGCACTGACGGAGCGAGGGGTGCCGGTGCGGATGTTCGGCGGTGCCCTGCCCGTCGAGTCGCTCGTCGCGGCGGTGCGCAGGACCGGGCCGGCCGCGGTGGGGCTGTGGGCGCAGTCCCGCACCACCGCGAGCCGGCCGCTGGCCCAGCACGTGGCCGCCATGGAGTGGGGAGTGCGCGGCGCCCGCCGCAGGCCGGCCGTGCTGACCCTGGGCCCTGGCTGGGCCGGGCAGGCGGTGGCCGGGCTGGCGCGTCCGTCGGGCCTTGCCGAAGCGGTCGCCGCGCTGACGTCAGCGGTGTCGTCGCGGTCCTTGTGA
- a CDS encoding sigma-70 family RNA polymerase sigma factor, with translation MNTHPRPTTTLVPPVEETRCEEELARGLVRADEEAFAAIYRRWGALVHTMATRSLGDTHEAEDVTQQVFIGAWRGRKGFRPERGALGAWLVGITRRKIVDALAARARRLSLVESAAQDTAPGELVQRAPDEVLDRVLLVEALLRLPHAQREVLCMAFYEDLTQVQIAERTGLPLGTVKSHSRRGLHRLRTSVDQGVARGTGA, from the coding sequence ATGAACACGCACCCACGACCGACGACGACCCTCGTCCCGCCCGTGGAGGAGACGCGGTGCGAGGAGGAGCTGGCCCGCGGCCTCGTCCGCGCCGACGAGGAGGCGTTCGCAGCCATCTACCGGCGGTGGGGCGCACTGGTGCACACCATGGCCACCCGCTCCCTCGGCGACACGCACGAGGCCGAGGACGTCACCCAGCAGGTGTTCATCGGCGCCTGGCGCGGGCGGAAGGGCTTCCGGCCCGAGCGGGGCGCGCTCGGCGCCTGGCTGGTCGGCATCACGCGCCGCAAGATCGTCGATGCCCTGGCGGCCAGGGCGCGGCGCCTGTCCCTGGTCGAGTCGGCCGCGCAGGACACCGCGCCGGGCGAGCTCGTCCAGCGGGCGCCGGACGAGGTGCTCGACCGCGTGCTGCTCGTCGAGGCCCTGTTGCGGCTCCCGCACGCTCAGCGAGAGGTGCTGTGCATGGCCTTCTACGAGGACCTGACGCAGGTCCAGATCGCGGAGCGCACCGGCCTGCCCCTGGGCACGGTCAAGAGCCACTCTCGCCGCGGCCTGCACCGACTGCGCACGAGCGTCGACCAGGGCGTCGCACGAGGCACCGGCGCGTGA